Proteins encoded in a region of the Paramagnetospirillum magneticum AMB-1 genome:
- a CDS encoding FtsB family cell division protein, whose amino-acid sequence MLQELLSRCRRVVGPMIGLGAVAYFTYHTVEGDRGVLAYFRLQAEILEAEMHLSRVASERTEMEHRVQLLRPDHLDPDMLEERARIMLNMGRDGEVVVFDKRR is encoded by the coding sequence ATGTTGCAGGAACTTCTCAGCCGCTGCCGTCGCGTCGTCGGGCCGATGATCGGGCTTGGTGCCGTGGCCTACTTCACCTATCACACCGTGGAAGGTGATCGTGGCGTGCTGGCCTATTTCCGTCTGCAGGCCGAGATTTTGGAGGCCGAGATGCATCTGTCCCGGGTGGCGTCGGAACGCACCGAGATGGAACACCGGGTGCAGCTTCTGCGCCCCGATCACCTGGACCCCGATATGCTGGAAGAACGTGCCCGCATCATGCTGAACATGGGCCGCGACGGCGAGGTCGTGGTGTTCGACAAGCGGCGCTAG
- a CDS encoding sigma-54-dependent transcriptional regulator — protein MSAGQILFVDDEEPMRIAVKQWLGLAGFDVTVLARPEGALGRLSRDFPGILVSDVRMPGLDGIGLLKAAQAQDPDLPVILVTGHGDIPLAVEAMREGAYDFIEKPFAPERLAQAVGRACEKRRLVLENRRLRALGAGDDMARRLIGPSQAMENVRAQVRELAPLPLNVVIFGDTGCGKELVARCLHDCGPRAARPFVAVNCAAIPETMFESEFFGHEAGAFTGAAQRRAGKVEHAHGGTLFLDEVESMPLALQAKLLRVLQERCIEPLGGNRTIPVDLRVITAAKADLLAEVRAGRFREDLYYRLHVAEIRLPPLAERREDIVALFESFAALAANAHGRTPPTLTEGNVQALLAHDWPGNVRELRNEAERFALGLGLRAAAPVAAEAQGDGLQASVALFERQRIEAAFIQAQGDVAEVMRLLDLPRRTLNEKMAKYGIDRRRFLG, from the coding sequence ATGAGCGCCGGTCAGATTCTGTTCGTCGACGACGAAGAACCCATGCGGATCGCCGTCAAGCAATGGCTTGGACTGGCGGGATTCGACGTGACCGTCCTGGCCCGGCCCGAAGGGGCGTTGGGCCGGCTGTCCCGGGACTTTCCCGGCATCCTGGTCAGCGACGTGCGCATGCCGGGCCTGGACGGCATCGGGCTTCTGAAGGCGGCCCAGGCCCAGGACCCCGATCTGCCGGTAATCCTGGTCACCGGCCACGGCGATATTCCGCTGGCGGTGGAAGCCATGCGCGAAGGCGCCTACGACTTCATCGAAAAGCCCTTCGCCCCCGAGCGTTTGGCCCAGGCGGTGGGCCGCGCCTGCGAGAAGCGGCGGCTGGTGCTGGAAAATCGCCGCCTGCGCGCCCTGGGGGCCGGCGACGACATGGCGCGGCGCCTGATCGGCCCGTCCCAGGCCATGGAGAACGTCCGCGCCCAGGTCCGAGAACTGGCGCCGCTGCCGCTCAACGTGGTGATCTTCGGCGATACCGGCTGCGGCAAGGAACTGGTGGCCCGCTGCCTGCACGATTGCGGCCCCCGCGCCGCCCGGCCCTTCGTGGCGGTCAACTGCGCCGCCATCCCCGAAACCATGTTCGAAAGCGAGTTCTTCGGCCACGAGGCCGGGGCCTTCACCGGCGCCGCCCAGCGCCGGGCCGGCAAGGTCGAGCACGCCCATGGCGGCACCTTGTTCCTGGACGAGGTGGAAAGCATGCCGCTGGCGCTTCAGGCCAAGCTGCTGCGCGTGCTGCAGGAACGCTGCATCGAACCCCTGGGCGGCAACCGCACCATTCCCGTCGACCTGCGGGTGATCACCGCCGCCAAGGCCGATCTGCTGGCCGAAGTCCGCGCCGGCCGCTTCCGCGAGGATCTGTATTACCGCCTGCATGTGGCGGAAATCCGCTTGCCCCCCCTGGCCGAGCGCCGCGAGGACATCGTCGCCCTGTTCGAGAGCTTCGCCGCCCTGGCCGCCAATGCCCACGGCCGCACGCCCCCGACCCTGACCGAAGGCAATGTGCAGGCCCTGCTGGCCCATGACTGGCCGGGCAATGTGCGGGAATTGCGCAACGAGGCGGAACGCTTCGCCCTGGGCCTGGGGCTGCGGGCGGCGGCGCCGGTCGCGGCGGAAGCCCAGGGGGATGGATTGCAGGCCAGCGTCGCCCTGTTCGAGCGCCAGCGCATCGAGGCGGCCTTCATTCAGGCCCAGGGGGATGTCGCCGAGGTCATGCGCCTGCTGGACCTGCCGCGCCGGACGCTCAACGAGAAGATGGCCAAGTACGGCATCGACCGCCGTCGCTTCCTGGGCTGA
- a CDS encoding sensor histidine kinase, producing MTRPAAPPSARPSHPVAPLLLLAALLGGLVVAWVYQRARIEALDGALVMGQQRLGLYASTIRAALDRFSYLPATMALDREVIEVLGGHPSQAAALSAKLETINAGARSASLYVMDRRGVTVAASNWRTETSYVGNDYSFRPYFTQVMTTGTGRFFGIGVTTKLPGYFLASAVRTASGEIIGSVVVKIDLETLEEDWGGGDGAVMVTDEDGMVILTSRPLWKYAVDGPVTTELRRKLDATQRYGAVPLRPLERQALLQLGETARLEQVGESAFVAQSQALDEEGWAIHYLADWEVMESNVRSTAALAGLGWVAFILLLLYLRQRRLVLKAKLDAKETLERLVAQRTEALSAEIVERQRTERHLRETQDELIHAGKMAALGQMSTAIAHELNQPLAAIQTFVASSRIFVERGDAETAGANLTMIDDLCRRMADIIRHLRVFARKSPVASQVMDPAASVSRAVALLAVRLRQADVDLVWAPPQGLMVAGDPGRLDQVFVNLLANAVDAVAQSPARRIQVDAMAVGEDVVITVADSGPGLTSDVADRVFEPFFTTKDVGEGLGLGLSLSYGIIRDMGGSIRVENRSGGGAVFLISLPAVGCEGLHVTHGK from the coding sequence ATGACCCGGCCCGCCGCTCCACCCTCCGCGCGTCCCAGCCACCCTGTCGCCCCGCTGCTGCTGCTGGCGGCGTTGCTGGGCGGGCTGGTGGTGGCCTGGGTGTACCAGCGGGCCAGGATTGAAGCCCTGGACGGCGCCCTGGTCATGGGGCAGCAGCGTCTGGGCCTTTACGCCTCGACCATCCGAGCGGCGCTGGACCGCTTTTCCTATCTGCCAGCCACCATGGCGCTGGACCGCGAGGTGATCGAGGTGCTGGGTGGGCATCCGTCCCAGGCCGCCGCCCTGAGCGCCAAGCTGGAGACCATCAATGCCGGCGCCCGCTCGGCCTCGCTTTACGTCATGGACAGGCGCGGCGTGACGGTGGCGGCCAGCAACTGGCGCACCGAGACCTCCTATGTGGGCAATGACTACAGCTTCCGCCCCTATTTCACCCAGGTGATGACCACCGGAACCGGCCGGTTTTTCGGCATCGGGGTGACCACCAAGCTGCCCGGCTATTTTCTCGCCTCGGCGGTGCGGACGGCCTCGGGCGAGATCATCGGCTCGGTGGTGGTCAAGATCGACCTGGAAACCCTGGAAGAGGATTGGGGCGGTGGCGACGGCGCGGTGATGGTCACCGATGAGGACGGCATGGTGATCCTGACCAGCCGCCCGCTCTGGAAATATGCCGTCGACGGCCCGGTGACGACGGAGTTGCGCCGCAAGCTCGACGCGACCCAGCGCTATGGCGCGGTGCCGCTGCGGCCGCTGGAGCGGCAGGCGCTGCTGCAACTGGGCGAGACCGCCCGGCTGGAACAGGTGGGCGAGTCCGCCTTCGTGGCCCAATCTCAGGCCCTGGACGAGGAGGGGTGGGCGATCCACTACCTCGCCGACTGGGAGGTCATGGAAAGCAATGTGCGCTCCACCGCCGCCCTGGCCGGGCTGGGCTGGGTCGCCTTCATCTTGCTGCTGCTCTATCTGCGCCAGCGGCGTCTGGTGCTGAAGGCCAAGCTGGACGCCAAGGAAACCCTGGAACGGCTGGTGGCCCAGCGCACCGAGGCGCTGAGCGCCGAAATCGTCGAGCGCCAGCGCACCGAGCGCCATCTGCGCGAGACCCAGGACGAACTGATCCATGCCGGCAAGATGGCGGCCCTGGGGCAGATGTCCACGGCCATCGCCCACGAACTCAATCAGCCCCTGGCGGCCATCCAGACCTTCGTGGCCAGTTCCCGCATCTTTGTCGAGCGCGGCGATGCCGAGACGGCCGGCGCCAACCTGACCATGATCGACGACCTGTGCCGCCGCATGGCCGACATCATCCGCCATCTGAGGGTCTTCGCCCGCAAGAGTCCGGTGGCCTCCCAGGTCATGGACCCCGCCGCCTCGGTCAGCCGCGCCGTGGCGCTGCTGGCGGTCCGGCTGCGTCAGGCCGACGTGGACCTGGTCTGGGCGCCGCCCCAGGGACTAATGGTGGCCGGCGACCCCGGCCGGCTGGATCAGGTTTTCGTCAACCTGCTGGCCAATGCCGTGGACGCCGTGGCGCAAAGTCCGGCGCGGCGCATCCAGGTGGACGCCATGGCGGTGGGCGAAGACGTGGTGATCACCGTCGCCGACAGCGGTCCCGGACTGACCTCCGACGTGGCCGACCGGGTGTTCGAACCCTTCTTCACCACCAAGGACGTGGGCGAGGGGTTGGGGCTGGGACTGTCGCTGTCCTACGGCATCATCCGGGACATGGGGGGCTCCATCCGGGTGGAGAACCGGTCGGGCGGCGGAGCGGTTTTTTTGATCTCGCTTCCTGCGGTCGGATGTGAAGGACTTCACGTAACCCACGGAAAGTGA